One part of the Aliivibrio fischeri ATCC 7744 = JCM 18803 = DSM 507 genome encodes these proteins:
- a CDS encoding TRM11 family methyltransferase, with product MIQNPKRSADSKSKNNYWYDYYAGYSESFTISALQSAKLPINATILDPWNGAGTTTNSCSKLGLKSLGFDLNPVMVIIAKANQANDDEIRLAFQNNKLLSRRYKSEPNIQDPLLLWLTPCSIEHIRKIEKFILKGKTYDSLLKKSEALTTSQCVQYVALFNTLRSFLDKFIPSNPTWIKKASSNEEKIDLSWEQIKSAYLINSSKMSESLINSSTNSHIQHPTLKTGTSTDLPVKSETIDLILSSPPYCTRIDYAIATLPELAILSVKGEKEIDSLRRTLMGATTVPKAVPSNISFGKVCDHFLLKVKQHSSTASSTYYYKNFFQYFLELSLSMKEIARVLKYKGKCYLVVQDSYYKDIHCDLAKIIVDMCTSLGLKHISTNTFYSKNNMANINPKGKKYRIKTEAIESVIELRKVE from the coding sequence GTGATTCAGAACCCCAAGCGTTCAGCCGATTCTAAATCAAAAAATAATTATTGGTATGATTACTATGCAGGCTATTCAGAATCTTTCACTATAAGTGCCTTACAATCAGCTAAACTACCAATCAATGCTACTATTCTAGATCCTTGGAACGGAGCAGGGACAACGACTAACTCTTGCTCAAAATTAGGGCTTAAATCGTTAGGATTCGATTTAAATCCTGTAATGGTAATTATAGCGAAAGCAAATCAAGCCAACGATGATGAAATTCGACTCGCTTTCCAAAATAACAAATTACTATCAAGAAGGTACAAGAGTGAACCGAATATTCAAGATCCTTTATTATTATGGTTAACTCCTTGTTCTATTGAGCATATTAGAAAAATTGAAAAGTTTATTCTAAAAGGTAAAACCTATGATTCACTGTTAAAAAAATCAGAAGCTTTAACAACATCACAATGTGTGCAGTATGTTGCACTATTTAACACACTAAGATCTTTTTTGGATAAATTTATTCCTTCAAACCCAACTTGGATAAAAAAAGCATCATCGAATGAAGAAAAAATTGATTTAAGCTGGGAGCAAATAAAAAGCGCCTATTTAATCAACTCATCTAAAATGAGCGAAAGTTTAATTAATTCTTCGACAAATTCTCATATACAGCACCCAACACTAAAAACTGGTACATCTACAGATCTCCCTGTCAAAAGTGAAACTATTGATCTGATACTATCATCCCCACCTTATTGCACTCGTATTGATTACGCTATTGCGACCTTACCAGAATTAGCAATCTTATCCGTAAAAGGAGAAAAAGAGATAGATTCCTTACGAAGAACATTAATGGGAGCAACAACGGTACCAAAAGCAGTTCCATCAAACATTAGTTTTGGCAAAGTATGCGATCATTTTCTACTTAAAGTGAAACAGCACTCTTCGACTGCATCTTCAACTTATTATTATAAAAATTTTTTCCAATATTTCTTAGAGCTGTCATTATCAATGAAAGAAATCGCAAGGGTTCTCAAATATAAAGGAAAATGCTATCTAGTTGTACAAGACTCATACTATAAAGATATACATTGTGATTTAGCCAAAATTATTGTTGATATGTGTACTTCATTAGGACTTAAACACATTTCAACTAATACATTTTACAGTAAAAACAACATGGCAAACATCAACCCGAAAGGGAAAAAATACAGAATAAAGACTGAAGCAATCGAAAGCGTAATTGAGCTAAGAAAGGTTGAATAG
- a CDS encoding DUF262 domain-containing protein, whose translation MQSEELVKELEQKVTKVHTQSLDLSFNELLDMYVDGELDINPEYQRLFRWSEGARSRFIESLLLEMPVPPIYVVEDENGSYQLIDGLQRFSSYLHLRGHLDAEHLPTPVHKGELLKLQDCDIVHELNGFDYDALPLPLKIRLKRAFVRVEVVRKGSDNKFRYHMFKRLNTGGEELTQQQLRNCTIRMLSSDFIDFISKLSKDNNFSTCISKISDYQKLGSFDQELVLRFFALKNWKDKFTHDLADFLTDYMEAVSDPENTNTPFNYDSEEENFLKTFKILKLALGERVFGRSGTNGPQANFAVYQFESICIGIQGIIQQINPDNDAHIQTIKTALEELKKDTTFVTQTTGGGKNSKGSLAKRIDVAHNKFLKVQL comes from the coding sequence ATGCAAAGCGAAGAATTAGTAAAAGAACTGGAACAAAAAGTAACAAAAGTCCATACCCAAAGTTTGGACCTATCTTTTAATGAGCTACTCGATATGTATGTTGATGGAGAGCTTGATATTAACCCTGAATACCAGCGTTTATTTAGATGGTCTGAAGGCGCTCGCTCTCGATTTATCGAATCACTATTATTAGAAATGCCCGTTCCACCAATTTATGTAGTAGAAGATGAAAACGGATCTTATCAATTAATTGATGGCTTACAAAGGTTTTCTTCTTATCTACATTTAAGAGGACATCTAGATGCAGAACATTTACCGACTCCTGTACATAAAGGAGAACTATTAAAACTTCAAGATTGCGATATTGTACATGAGCTTAACGGGTTTGATTATGATGCTCTTCCTCTCCCATTAAAAATTCGATTAAAACGAGCTTTTGTTCGAGTTGAAGTCGTTAGAAAAGGAAGCGATAACAAATTTAGATATCATATGTTTAAGCGCCTTAATACTGGTGGTGAAGAGCTTACTCAGCAACAACTAAGAAACTGTACGATAAGAATGTTATCCTCTGATTTTATTGATTTTATTTCTAAGTTAAGTAAAGACAATAATTTTTCTACATGCATAAGCAAAATTTCAGACTATCAAAAATTAGGAAGTTTTGATCAAGAACTAGTCTTAAGGTTTTTTGCATTAAAAAACTGGAAAGATAAATTTACTCATGACCTAGCTGACTTTTTAACTGATTACATGGAAGCTGTTTCCGATCCTGAAAACACCAACACACCATTTAACTACGATTCAGAAGAAGAAAACTTTCTCAAAACTTTTAAAATATTGAAATTAGCTCTTGGAGAAAGAGTATTTGGTAGATCCGGAACAAACGGCCCTCAAGCAAACTTCGCAGTTTATCAATTTGAGTCAATTTGTATTGGTATCCAAGGGATTATTCAACAAATAAACCCTGATAATGACGCACATATTCAAACAATTAAAACTGCTCTTGAAGAGCTGAAAAAAGACACAACCTTTGTAACTCAAACAACGGGCGGCGGAAAAAATTCAAAGGGCTCTCTTGCCAAAAGAATAGACGTTGCCCATAACAAATTTCTTAAAGTACAGCTATGA
- a CDS encoding MAE_28990/MAE_18760 family HEPN-like nuclease, with amino-acid sequence MTLEEFQTELELERTWRENDIRFLHNLQEKLSSSKEREQLRRSIIGMHYAHIEGFSYFAFSLYAESINELNLKCKEVKPAIAAASMHQIFSTLRKGEKKNPLFKRSLPDDKKLHQACQEIDFIENINQVAEKKVKIPKEFINTENNVGPNVLRKLLYQMGLNHTDLDSISSDLSRLLNIRNDIAHGKYKNGISDKDYESFKACFNTIISKLSSLINTAFSQKHYLLAS; translated from the coding sequence ATGACACTAGAAGAGTTTCAAACTGAATTAGAACTTGAAAGAACTTGGCGTGAAAATGACATTCGCTTCCTTCATAATCTTCAAGAAAAACTATCAAGTTCAAAAGAAAGAGAACAACTTAGACGTTCCATCATAGGAATGCACTATGCTCATATTGAAGGTTTTTCTTATTTTGCATTTTCTCTATATGCCGAATCAATTAACGAACTAAACCTTAAATGTAAAGAAGTTAAACCAGCTATTGCAGCAGCTTCAATGCATCAAATTTTTTCAACATTGAGAAAAGGTGAAAAGAAAAACCCTTTATTTAAAAGATCTCTTCCTGATGACAAAAAACTTCACCAAGCTTGCCAAGAGATTGATTTTATAGAAAACATTAATCAAGTAGCAGAAAAAAAGGTAAAGATACCAAAAGAATTTATCAATACAGAGAACAACGTAGGCCCAAATGTGTTAAGAAAATTACTCTATCAAATGGGGTTAAATCATACGGATCTAGACAGTATAAGCTCCGACTTATCTCGACTACTTAATATAAGAAACGATATTGCGCATGGGAAATATAAAAATGGTATCTCTGATAAAGACTATGAATCTTTTAAAGCATGCTTTAATACAATTATTTCCAAACTATCCAGTCTGATAAATACAGCTTTTTCTCAAAAACATTATTTACTAGCTAGTTAA
- a CDS encoding DsbA family protein: MKFKTKLITTLVMACLFSPLASAMTQSEKVEDINKMLKANPTIIDSLHESLAMYIAQQGKYEKTLADYHDYMYNNPNLPWFGAKDPKLTIVVLTDLSCPWCKKLDPVLMKLVEEHPDDLKVINIYVPLKEGSNPANSATFALRVWKENPDKFNKVNETLLSKPGIHNMRSIMKVAKANDAEKYVSTNNEVQDMVAKNYQLFTDLGVRGTPAMLIDGQLLPGYLPYEKLAPMVEAKIAEKSGK; encoded by the coding sequence ATGAAATTTAAAACGAAATTAATCACAACACTGGTAATGGCATGCTTATTTTCTCCTCTTGCTTCTGCAATGACTCAATCGGAGAAAGTGGAAGATATTAATAAAATGCTTAAAGCCAACCCTACCATTATTGATAGCCTTCATGAGAGTTTGGCCATGTATATTGCTCAACAGGGTAAGTATGAAAAAACGTTAGCGGATTATCATGATTATATGTACAACAACCCAAATCTTCCGTGGTTTGGTGCGAAAGATCCTAAATTAACCATTGTTGTACTAACGGATTTAAGTTGCCCGTGGTGTAAAAAATTAGATCCAGTATTAATGAAGTTGGTCGAAGAGCATCCTGATGATCTTAAAGTGATAAATATTTATGTACCACTTAAAGAAGGTTCAAATCCGGCTAACTCGGCAACCTTTGCATTAAGAGTATGGAAAGAAAACCCTGATAAATTCAATAAGGTCAATGAGACCTTATTAAGTAAACCGGGAATTCACAATATGCGTTCTATCATGAAGGTCGCAAAAGCGAATGATGCGGAAAAGTACGTATCAACGAATAACGAAGTTCAAGATATGGTAGCGAAGAACTACCAACTATTTACGGATTTAGGCGTGCGAGGAACACCAGCTATGTTGATCGATGGTCAACTTCTTCCGGGCTATTTACCTTATGAAAAATTAGCGCCCATGGTTGAAGCTAAAATCGCAGAAAAATCGGGTAAGTAA
- a CDS encoding protein disulfide oxidoreductase translates to MGKRQKMKRWGKETLIYLLVIIIFSFAVDAWRTKDMPANTAPALAGISTTGEAIDVIAMSQEKPVVVYFWATWCAACRFVTPTINWFSDAYQVVGVSTSSGEDRRVSGYMRTHDYTFKNINDTRGDISREWGIRVTPTIVIIDKGEIKNITTGITTPMGLLARLWLI, encoded by the coding sequence ATGGGTAAAAGACAAAAAATGAAGCGCTGGGGTAAAGAGACTCTGATTTACCTTCTGGTGATCATTATTTTTAGTTTTGCTGTTGATGCGTGGAGAACTAAAGATATGCCAGCAAATACTGCCCCTGCTCTTGCTGGAATAAGTACAACAGGTGAAGCGATTGATGTTATCGCTATGAGCCAAGAAAAGCCTGTGGTGGTGTATTTCTGGGCGACGTGGTGTGCAGCGTGTCGATTTGTAACGCCAACCATTAATTGGTTCAGCGATGCTTATCAAGTTGTTGGCGTGAGTACGAGTTCTGGAGAGGACAGAAGAGTCTCTGGTTATATGAGAACTCACGATTACACTTTTAAAAACATAAATGATACGCGTGGCGATATTTCAAGAGAATGGGGCATTCGAGTGACCCCAACCATCGTCATTATTGATAAAGGCGAGATAAAAAACATCACCACGGGGATAACAACTCCGATGGGATTACTTGCTCGCTTATGGCTTATCTAA
- a CDS encoding protein-disulfide reductase DsbD family protein: MQKSVITTRMVLFGLFAMLCSVFISVAQAETPNTGWLKNQNHTPIETRFVLTGQINKVDQTVAGFLEVRLAGDWKTYWRSPGEGGIAPSMTWEGSQNIRSIDWYWPYPKRFDLLGIETLGYKGSVIFPMTLHIDDLNKPVTFKADLTLSSCTTICVLTDYPFELTFTPADLTLSKEAMHVYAQGLSQVPKESALISDVEAVWDATKMQLQVTASKKMGWITPDVLVDGPSDEMQDANFSRPKIDVDGNNITATFDVSSWMGTPDLTGENISVTLKDSEFIAEQPASISDGIITSSNGLQSILKMILFALFGGLILNVMPCVFPVLGMKLSSVISAQGLEKKQIKLQFLASASGIVFSFWLLASFLVVLKLSGSAIGWGIQFQSAWFIGVMTLITALFGANMLSLFEIRLSSNTNTWIASKGNNSYFGHFIQGMFATLLSTPCSAPFLGTAVAFALATNIPTMYGIFTALALGMALPWILVALFPSIALSLPKPGPWMSKVKYLFGAMMLITSIWLLNLLSNHLSEFWIYVIAAIAGGVILLRTVQVHSKKAAGWLSILFAIAFGFGTVIDSMTSTDLLPEEPQWVPLSSESIQQYVDEGKVVFVDVTADWCVTCKANKIGVLLQEPVYSELNSANIIHMQGDWTVPSEKITSYLQEHGRFGVPFNVVYGPSAPNGIELPVILNEKVVMDAIKKAGNKP; the protein is encoded by the coding sequence ATGCAAAAATCAGTAATCACAACACGTATGGTCCTATTTGGGCTATTCGCGATGTTGTGCAGCGTATTTATATCCGTTGCTCAAGCCGAAACCCCAAATACTGGGTGGCTCAAAAACCAGAACCACACTCCGATTGAAACTCGTTTTGTTCTTACCGGGCAAATCAATAAAGTCGATCAAACCGTTGCCGGGTTTCTAGAGGTTCGTTTAGCGGGTGATTGGAAAACGTATTGGAGAAGCCCAGGAGAAGGAGGCATTGCCCCGAGCATGACTTGGGAAGGCTCTCAAAATATTCGCAGTATCGATTGGTATTGGCCGTATCCGAAACGCTTCGATCTACTTGGTATTGAAACCTTAGGGTATAAGGGAAGTGTAATTTTCCCTATGACACTTCATATTGATGATCTCAATAAGCCGGTCACCTTTAAGGCTGATCTCACTCTGTCATCTTGCACCACTATTTGTGTACTGACTGACTACCCATTTGAACTTACATTCACTCCTGCTGATTTAACGCTTTCTAAAGAGGCGATGCACGTTTACGCCCAAGGGTTAAGTCAGGTTCCAAAAGAGTCTGCGCTGATCAGTGATGTGGAAGCAGTGTGGGATGCCACAAAAATGCAGCTTCAGGTGACAGCAAGCAAAAAAATGGGATGGATAACGCCTGATGTTTTAGTAGATGGTCCGTCAGATGAAATGCAAGACGCTAATTTTTCTCGTCCAAAGATCGATGTAGATGGTAACAATATTACCGCAACATTTGATGTAAGCAGTTGGATGGGAACGCCGGATTTAACCGGTGAAAATATCAGTGTTACTTTAAAAGACAGTGAGTTTATAGCAGAGCAACCAGCAAGCATTAGTGATGGGATAATCACAAGCAGCAATGGATTGCAGTCTATTCTGAAAATGATCTTATTTGCCTTATTTGGTGGTTTGATTCTAAACGTAATGCCTTGTGTTTTCCCTGTGTTGGGAATGAAGTTAAGCAGTGTTATTTCAGCTCAAGGTCTTGAGAAAAAACAGATTAAATTGCAGTTTTTAGCCTCTGCAAGTGGGATTGTTTTTTCGTTTTGGCTTTTGGCTTCGTTCTTAGTAGTACTTAAGTTATCAGGCAGTGCAATTGGATGGGGCATTCAATTTCAGAGTGCATGGTTTATTGGAGTCATGACGCTTATTACGGCATTGTTTGGTGCCAATATGCTGAGCTTGTTTGAAATTCGATTATCCTCAAACACCAACACTTGGATCGCATCAAAAGGAAACAATTCGTACTTTGGTCATTTTATTCAAGGTATGTTTGCCACCTTACTTTCTACTCCTTGTTCCGCACCTTTCTTAGGTACTGCGGTTGCTTTTGCTTTAGCAACAAACATCCCAACCATGTACGGCATTTTTACTGCGTTAGCGCTTGGTATGGCTCTACCATGGATATTGGTTGCTCTCTTCCCATCCATTGCTCTTTCATTACCTAAACCCGGCCCATGGATGAGTAAGGTGAAGTATCTCTTTGGTGCAATGATGCTTATTACTAGCATTTGGTTGCTGAACTTACTTTCTAACCATCTATCAGAGTTTTGGATTTATGTCATTGCAGCAATTGCGGGTGGCGTAATCTTGCTGCGAACCGTTCAAGTTCATAGTAAGAAAGCGGCAGGGTGGTTAAGTATCTTATTTGCTATCGCATTTGGCTTTGGCACCGTGATAGACAGCATGACGTCAACGGACCTACTACCTGAAGAGCCTCAATGGGTTCCGCTATCGAGTGAATCTATTCAGCAATATGTGGATGAAGGAAAAGTGGTCTTTGTTGATGTTACTGCTGATTGGTGTGTGACCTGTAAGGCAAACAAAATTGGTGTGTTGCTTCAAGAACCAGTTTATAGCGAGTTAAACAGTGCCAATATTATTCATATGCAGGGAGACTGGACAGTTCCGAGTGAAAAAATCACTTCTTACCTACAAGAGCATGGACGATTTGGAGTGCCATTTAATGTGGTTTATGGCCCTAGTGCGCCAAACGGCATCGAACTTCCGGTTATTTTGAATGAAAAAGTCGTTATGGATGCGATTAAAAAAGCAGGAAATAAACCGTAA
- a CDS encoding copper resistance protein, whose protein sequence is MCWVIFVCAANNIGLLSSCSLPLDSSVSDTVQQASETQQDKNGLGDKCELSEHLIHFEQHQVGDHALIVQIFTVLLVIGLCLSFSYTSSFTEPILHKGRRVHLKLCVFRE, encoded by the coding sequence GTGTGTTGGGTTATCTTTGTCTGTGCGGCAAACAATATTGGTTTATTAAGCTCGTGTTCTTTACCGTTGGATAGCTCAGTATCTGATACTGTGCAACAAGCATCGGAAACACAGCAAGACAAAAATGGGTTAGGTGATAAGTGTGAATTATCGGAACATTTAATCCATTTCGAACAACATCAAGTTGGCGATCATGCACTTATTGTGCAGATATTCACGGTTCTTCTCGTTATTGGGTTGTGTTTATCATTCAGCTATACCTCTTCATTTACCGAGCCTATTCTTCATAAAGGAAGGCGGGTTCACCTCAAGTTGTGTGTTTTTAGAGAATAA
- a CDS encoding serine/threonine protein kinase, producing the protein MLLGTSSTQIFYHLLDLDDEQQQKVLDTLKENQPEIHQEITALLGSSPSEHFSDLLGFHAQQTCHFDWDLSNQTIDKYQLRDELGRGGMGVVYSAHRANGTFEQELAIKFIQPSFNNLLDKRALFEEAQLLARLNHPYIAKVFDGGEHQNLVYVVMEKVIGSTLNDFLVTHELSKAQKLHLFSQVCKALEHAHQHNVLHADLKPENILIDKQHSPKLIDFNLTQKVKESTIEPQQGVLAFSEQFASPEQKSGGFLTQQSDIFSLGKILHLLFPVTNENDDIHCIQTKAMQESLDQRYHSVLELRLDIEAVIASRPISLKQHRPCYTLTCLLKRKPIPSFLCALLMITGIAFSSLLALKNHQLEQEKIVAENMMYEVTQLLFHSKGSSVSQASINSMLELTRRRILSNPDLPAHIKQRMLLAMMTPIPTKQKLTTHHFTNNN; encoded by the coding sequence GTGCTGCTAGGTACTTCTTCAACACAAATCTTTTATCACTTGTTAGATCTGGATGATGAACAACAACAAAAAGTGCTCGATACACTTAAAGAAAATCAACCAGAAATCCATCAAGAGATCACAGCGTTACTAGGTTCTTCTCCATCAGAGCATTTTTCCGATCTGCTCGGCTTTCACGCGCAACAAACTTGTCATTTTGATTGGGATTTAAGCAATCAAACAATTGATAAATACCAATTACGTGATGAGTTAGGTCGTGGAGGAATGGGCGTTGTTTATTCTGCACATCGAGCAAATGGTACTTTTGAGCAAGAGTTGGCTATCAAGTTTATTCAGCCAAGTTTTAACAACCTACTCGATAAGAGAGCGCTATTTGAAGAAGCTCAACTTTTAGCTCGTTTAAATCACCCCTACATTGCAAAAGTATTCGATGGTGGTGAGCACCAAAATCTTGTTTATGTCGTAATGGAAAAAGTGATTGGTTCAACGCTTAACGATTTTTTAGTGACGCATGAACTATCCAAGGCACAAAAATTACACCTATTTAGTCAAGTTTGTAAGGCTCTTGAACACGCACATCAGCACAATGTACTTCATGCCGATCTTAAGCCTGAAAACATATTGATTGATAAGCAACACTCTCCCAAATTAATCGACTTTAACCTTACACAAAAAGTAAAAGAGAGCACGATTGAGCCTCAACAAGGTGTGCTTGCCTTTAGTGAGCAATTTGCGAGTCCTGAACAGAAATCAGGTGGGTTTCTTACGCAACAGAGTGATATTTTTTCACTCGGAAAGATCTTACATTTGCTATTTCCAGTAACAAATGAAAATGATGATATTCACTGCATCCAAACGAAAGCGATGCAAGAATCATTAGATCAGCGCTATCACTCGGTTTTAGAGCTGCGATTAGATATCGAAGCCGTTATCGCGTCTCGTCCAATTAGCTTAAAGCAGCATCGTCCATGCTATACATTAACGTGCTTATTAAAACGTAAACCTATTCCTTCATTTTTATGCGCATTATTAATGATTACAGGGATCGCATTTTCAAGTTTATTAGCACTTAAAAATCATCAGTTAGAGCAAGAAAAAATCGTTGCTGAAAACATGATGTATGAAGTGACGCAATTACTGTTTCACTCAAAAGGGTCAAGCGTCTCTCAAGCATCGATCAACTCGATGTTAGAGCTTACTCGTCGCCGAATTTTATCTAATCCAGATTTACCAGCACATATAAAACAGCGAATGCTATTGGCCATGATGACGCCAATTCCAACAAAACAGAAATTAACGACTCATCATTTCACCAATAATAATTAA
- a CDS encoding chromosome partitioning protein ParA, with the protein MKSKPFSALLLMLFLGTPSVAHAEIKTGYFIDSPVTGLYYQTSSQLSGTTNKGAFEYRTGDVVRFFLGTDENGYLISTLSGQEVVTPTLATTTPSKSINLTRLLLSLDSSPNNRDEITLASKMLSNVDFQQRLKQIDLNVLDSSSKELNIDLVSVKEAVEHLNLSQQYIEDNFTSDDIIYEPVNKHLKHIIIKKKDWQGRMCAYDIKYQHHPRYRPSFGNMEYTVTNTHLIQYPSAGDYFNGCELDTSHPVIADKSPISEFEGFGGMIGCAATGCTRNDLNGFTLDDYNDEGDWKYRTIAMNFDPETELMMEKIQGLGPNEHVRHQNRGEQITFIYPIDKEEKIPFEGIWQQTQYHGQKIEKHCLLVKNHQVLKHPKTGKTCSKNEEQYTLNVTKDYADMWWVNNKDNSAQLEQMNLLVRWYLNGNQVQHTTWEYLPAGRDWKQGVLYRYRQTLQRQPNGIETMDTFSVSEFSKI; encoded by the coding sequence ATGAAAAGCAAACCGTTTTCAGCCCTTTTATTGATGCTATTTCTAGGTACTCCTTCTGTTGCTCATGCAGAAATAAAAACGGGATATTTCATCGACTCGCCAGTTACTGGTCTTTATTACCAAACAAGCTCACAACTGTCAGGTACGACAAATAAAGGCGCTTTTGAGTATCGAACTGGTGATGTCGTGCGTTTTTTCTTAGGTACTGATGAAAATGGTTATCTTATTAGTACACTATCAGGCCAAGAGGTGGTTACCCCAACGTTAGCCACCACTACACCAAGTAAAAGCATTAACCTAACTCGGTTATTGCTCTCTCTTGATAGTTCGCCAAATAACCGAGATGAAATCACCCTAGCAAGTAAAATGCTTTCTAACGTGGATTTTCAGCAGCGACTCAAGCAAATCGATCTCAATGTATTAGACAGTTCTTCTAAAGAGCTAAATATTGATCTCGTTTCAGTAAAAGAAGCCGTTGAGCACTTAAATCTAAGCCAGCAATACATCGAAGATAATTTCACTTCCGATGACATTATTTATGAGCCAGTCAATAAACATCTAAAACACATCATAATTAAGAAAAAAGACTGGCAAGGTCGAATGTGTGCTTACGACATTAAATATCAGCATCACCCAAGATATCGTCCTTCTTTTGGCAATATGGAATATACGGTGACAAATACTCACCTTATCCAATACCCAAGCGCTGGTGATTACTTTAATGGATGCGAATTAGATACCAGTCATCCTGTGATTGCAGACAAAAGCCCTATATCTGAATTTGAAGGCTTTGGTGGAATGATCGGATGCGCAGCAACAGGTTGCACTCGTAATGATCTTAATGGATTTACGTTAGACGATTATAACGACGAAGGTGACTGGAAATACCGAACCATTGCGATGAATTTTGATCCTGAAACTGAATTAATGATGGAGAAAATTCAAGGGTTAGGTCCCAACGAACACGTACGCCATCAAAATAGAGGTGAACAAATTACTTTTATTTATCCAATAGATAAAGAAGAAAAAATCCCTTTTGAAGGCATATGGCAACAAACGCAATACCATGGTCAAAAAATCGAAAAACACTGTTTATTAGTCAAGAATCATCAAGTTCTTAAGCACCCAAAAACAGGTAAAACCTGCTCAAAAAATGAAGAACAGTACACATTAAATGTGACGAAAGACTACGCCGATATGTGGTGGGTAAACAATAAAGACAACAGTGCTCAACTAGAACAAATGAACCTATTGGTTCGTTGGTATCTCAATGGAAATCAGGTTCAACATACAACATGGGAGTATTTACCCGCCGGTAGAGATTGGAAGCAAGGGGTACTCTATCGCTATCGACAAACACTTCAACGCCAACCAAATGGTATTGAAACTATGGATACATTTTCTGTCTCTGAATTTAGCAAAATATAA
- a CDS encoding ECF-type sigma factor, giving the protein MKTTTELTRIIQDWQAGNKQAENQLYQFAYLQLRHIAQEERKRNAEKFGQHNDVLADSVNSTTALIHDAYLKLSNSELSDVKTKRDFFLMATKVMRQILIDNARSQQAQKRQALTSIQDDNDKFEQLIIMDKALDNFSVRYPRQSNALKLKYLMGMKNNEICQLLECSSSLIEKDLKFSRSWLQTRMM; this is encoded by the coding sequence ATGAAAACGACAACAGAACTGACACGCATTATTCAAGATTGGCAAGCAGGAAATAAACAAGCTGAAAACCAGTTATATCAATTCGCTTATTTACAACTCAGACATATCGCTCAAGAAGAGCGAAAACGTAACGCTGAAAAATTCGGCCAACATAATGATGTTCTGGCTGACAGTGTAAATAGTACAACCGCTTTGATTCACGACGCTTACCTTAAGCTTTCAAATTCAGAGCTAAGTGATGTAAAAACCAAACGCGATTTCTTTTTAATGGCAACCAAAGTAATGCGTCAAATTTTGATTGATAACGCTCGCTCGCAACAAGCCCAAAAGCGTCAGGCGTTAACCTCAATTCAAGATGATAATGATAAATTTGAACAATTAATCATTATGGATAAAGCACTTGATAACTTTAGTGTTCGCTATCCCCGCCAATCCAATGCCCTAAAATTAAAATATCTTATGGGCATGAAGAACAATGAAATTTGCCAACTTTTAGAATGCAGCTCAAGCCTGATAGAGAAAGATTTAAAATTCTCTCGCAGTTGGCTTCAAACTCGTATGATGTAA